The nucleotide sequence GTAATCCGAGCTCGAGTCCGACATGGCATGGGCCTGTCTATTGGGCCATGAAACGGCCCAGCCTGGGAGTGGAGGAGAAGGCCTTTGGCAGGGCCTTCCTCGTACCGGCCGCAACGGTACCGGAATCCTCCGGATCCTCGTTCCTAATCCTACCACCGGTGCcgatcgccatggccgccgcctagGTTGATCCGGCAACGAACCCTACCTCTGAGTCTGACCTCCACAACGGGTCTGCCGACTCCGCCGTGCAGGACCGGAAGAAGTCCCGCGAGAGtgagcgccgccgccgcaagCAGAAGAACAAGGCGGCGTATGCGGAGGCTGACGAGGAGGCGGGACTGACGGCGCCAAGGAGAATGCCGATCCGAAACCCCAGGTGCGGAGGAAATTATCGGGCTCGTGAGGGTTTAGCTTGGAAATGGTTTTGGCCTGACCTCTAAGGAACCACGTGGTGTGTGGCTTCGCCGCAGGTGGAGTACGTGCCGGAGAAGGCCGAGCTTGACGACGCCCTCCTCGCCGACTTTAAGGAAATCTTCGACAAGTTCACCTTCAAGGACGCCCCCGCTGCCACCGAGGTAATCTCACTATTCTCAGTGATTGCCATTTTTACCAACTTGAACAAAGGACCCGGAGACAGTGACGTCGCAGTGTAGTTAGTGCTCTTGATGCTGTTCTGTAATTTGACTGTTGGGTTTCTATCTTGCTGGTAGGATGGTGAGAAGGATGAGGCTGGCACTGATGCGGCCAAGAAGGGGGATGGATCTGACTCAGACGATGACGCACAGGAGGCCCAGCAAAAGAAGGAAGGGGGTGTATCCAATAAGCAGAAGAAAGTTTGTTCTTCTGTCTCTTGACTGTTTATTGTTACACCGAATCAGGGATTACGTTCTGTGCTCATTACCTTGAAATTGCATCTCTTTTGTGTTTTTCCAGTTGCAACGGAGGATGAAGATTGCAAAACTGAAACATATATGTGCCAGGCCAGATGTGATTGAGGTAGCATGCCTCCTATTATATTATATACTTATTATAATTGCTCTGGAAAAGTTTAATGTCTAACCTTGGTTGATTTTGCTTCCTACTGTATTTATCCACCTAGCATTGCATTGCCAAAAACTGCTGATGGTAGCATCATGCacttggaaccaaagtgaatcCAGAGATGTGTCTAACGATGTACGCCCTTAGATGATATAGCTCAAGTAGAACTGCTTATGACAAATTGTATTAGATTTCAGCCATTTGATTTATCAACTTACTGTTATCATTAGATGTGCAGTAGTAGCATTCTTTGCCCCTGTTGTTATTGCTCATTAAGGTTGTGTAGGACATTATTGAACCTTTCTGTTTTACCTATATAATAGTTACTACTCATCTAGATTCTAGCATTGTTATGATTTGGGTAGATAGCTAGAGAAGTGAGTAGCTTTTTTTCCCCCACTCTTTACAAAAACACATTTGCAGACCATGATTGCAATACTGTTAAAACGAACATGAAAGTTGGTTTTAGTATTACTCAAGGGAGTAAGTTTAACTAAAGAACATGTTAAACTATTTCTGTATTTTGTGCATGTATTTAACTCTTAATGCCATTTATTACTGTAAGGCTGCTTACGATGGTCTTCGTTTGATACAACTGTGCTTGCGTTGCTAGGTATGGGATGCTACTTTTGGCTCGCTGAGGCCTTGTTTTGGTTCTGTTGTGCAGGTCGATCTTCTCAAGAACCAGAAGTCTGATAAGGTGGATGTCACCATACAGCCTGAGGAATTGGAGGTTATGGATGATGTATTGGCGAATAATCCGCCAACCATGAAACAGGTATGAAGAAGCACAGAGAGGAGGAGAAGCTGCGGAATCAGAAGGAAGACTTCAGCGACATGGTGGCAGAGGTACGCacgttttgttttattcttttggcTTGGTTTCTCCTAAACAAGAGAACACAACCAACAGTGGCGCATTTTATTGTTTGGTGTGCAGAACGCAAGCAAGTggaagaggaagcagcaggagAAGGATGGGAAGTCGAAAAAGAAGGAATTCAAGTTCTAGGGAGGGCAGAGCAACCTTCTCAAGAGAAGAGGGCGTTTGTTTGCCTGCCTCGTcaaaaaaaaatggaaaaatAATACCGCCCCACATTGTATAGAAGGGGGTATGCATACGCGCATGGACGAGTGTAGCTGTAATAGCTTCATGCGCCTGATGGTGGTACTGTATACAACAGCCTGTGTACTGTACCGTACTGACTACCATGTGTCCATGTATGtctcctgttcggctggtattaaagccggctgataagccggccttagctgatttgttgtgagagaaaaatactgtagactctagctgataagccggctgataagttcaagcgaacaggcctggAGCAAAAACAATGTAACTAACCAGAGCTTGCCTGGAAGCACATAAGCCATGGATATCCTCCAGGGGTCCATGACGAGGGCTACCAAAATGTGCCCTGAAGAGGGCAGAGTCAAGTTGCAGCTTAGGTTCCAGATTACCCAAATTCAGAGTGAAGTAGTGAACCAAAACCAAGTTGACTAGGCcccgtttgcttcgctgaaaaaacaagccgaaacactgttccggttgatttgttgtgagagaaaaacactgttccgatagaaaaaacaagctgaaaaagatgaattataagagaaacgaacagggcctctGGATTCTGAAGAACAATGTGATCTGGTTCTTGTCTGGCAGCTTTGGCTTTGCCATTTGCTGTGCTCCCAGCGGGTGAGGACAAGCTCGCAATTATTGAAGAGCTTTTTCAACTTTTTTTTAATCGCCTAGCACAAATACTTGTTGCACTTCAAATTTTACTTGGATGATGTATCAAATCGTATTGATCTATtttctgttgctttttttttgggggggcaTGTTTCCAGGAGCACCTGCAGTCCTGCACCCTCAATGGACGGAGGAAAAGCAGTAACGGGTTTGAGCCCTTCTCTTTCGGACAGGCCGCAAGGTTTGCTGGGCTTTCCTTGTTTCTTCCCTCTGGGCCCTGGGccgacttcttctccttcttgtcgtCCGAAGTCTGAACTCTGAAGCTTGTTGCTCACCGCTGCTGCGATCACCGCATCATTCAGCAGATGCCTTTCCAACCTTCTTGCCATTCGGTTCGGCCGGCGGCACCTAAGCCACCGCCGGCTGCCCGCCGCCTGACGCGTGGCTCAGCCTCTCCGTCCCCACCCATACCCTACTCCAGTACTCCGCTACTCGGAAAACGAAACCGAACCCCATCGGTGAACGGCGATCGCTAGCTAGCTTGGCGATTTTCGAGCACGTATTAATGACAGATGTTCTCTCATCCACCTCCACCTTGATGGGGGAAATTGGGATCGAGCTGACTGGGCATGATTTTTGGCGCATTGGGAATGGGGCTCGCATTACTAGCTACTTCCACATGCATGCTGTTTCTTTGACGTGTTGCCATGCATTTATCAACTTTCTCATGCATGCTGCACGCACTTTCATTTTCTGTTGAGCAGTTAATTTCGGTTGAATAGTCATGGCACTGCCACCACTAGCCTATTTGTGTGTCACGTCATGGCCTCATGGCATGGCATGCGTTTCTTCGTGGTGAATCGATCGATGATACTCCCTATGCAAAACGATCCCATTTCTTCAGCCAAGAGCTAGTGTTGGCAAACAAATTTGGGAATTGCTAGAACTCTGTGTTGGTAAATTGTAGCAGGGAATATATTCAAGTGCCCATATTGCTTCTTTCAGGATCTTGAGAGCCTTCTTGGACCAGTCTTCCCTTGTGGTAAGTAGGAGTATCTGTTGAGTTTAAATCACCCGGTTCTGATTTAGTAACATAAAATAGTTTGGCTTGATCTCATTTTGTATCGCTAGTACTATAAACTATTGAGTCCTGTGTGCGGCTGAGATTCGTTAGTATATGAATGACTTGCTGCAGTACAGTGCTGGTACTGCTGCAGCTTGATGGTAACTGAAACTGCGGGCGGCCGCCGCGTGGAGCTGCTGGAGCAGGAGCACGACGGCTGCGGTGAAGGGTGGGAGTGGGACACATGGCGTCGCGACGGCCTCCGTCTTCCTTCCTCATCCAACTCGGTTGAGTTCTTCTTGTGTGCGGCTGCCAGCTGCGACAGCGGCAGCGCCCTGCTCTGCTCTTCGCCTCCCTCAGCCTCAAGGTTAGCTAAGCTTGgtgagtttcaaaaaaaaaaaaggttagcTTGGTGGAGGTCTCACTCCCATCCCATACCATGGCGCGCTTTCTTTCCCTATCTTGTTCTTATTTTGACTAGTATAATAAATAAAGTCGTTTTcctccttttttttttgtcatgcTGCCTGCCCTTTTGGGTGGAGCCTAGGCCATTTTGGGTCTCCACCACTACTCCCAAATCTTACAATTTTGGAGCCAGCCACTACACTAGTCTTCTCTTGCAGGCTGTGGCTGTCCCACTCCCAACCCAATTCCATTCCAACGGCAGGGCCTGCGCCACAAGTAATAAAGTAGCCTGTTTTCTTCCTCTCATGTTCCATTCCACCATCCCTGGCCCTGCAACTGCAATTGCACCACGAAACCTGAGGAACCCAGCCAGCCGCCAGCCATTTCTGAACCTCAACACCCTGCCACCCAAGGCCATAGTATCACTGTCACTGGGTGCAGGCGTGCAGCAAATTGAGGGAGGGAAGGCGACTCATTTTATTAATCCGTGCAGGCGTGCAGCACATTGATCAGGTCCTGTGCTGTGCTGTGaaaccatctccatctccattgtGCTATTCCATGCTATGCTATCCACCCGGCTTTTGACTTGACCAGCAGCAGGCTCTGCCTCTGAATGTGCTAGCCTACGACTGGCACGCCTACCTGTGCTGTATGCCATGGCTGGCATCATTATTATCATTCAACGCCGTGGATGAGGTTCTCGCTTCTTCTTTCCTATCACCTAAGCAAAGCATAAATACACAGGCGTCAGTCATCGCATtcctgtgttgtgttgtgttggacTTGAAAGACTGACTGAGGGAGGGAGGGGGGATGGTGAGCAGGAGCAGCAATCTAGAGGTCTTCCTGGAGGCCGCCACTCCACGGTTGCCGTGGCGATCAGCGCCCATGGTGAGACGACACCTCTGATATCCATTCCTACCAATCTTGTGCTGGCTAGCTCCTGCATTTGCATTCTCCACAATCAAGTGTCCTAGTCTGATCATTCCTAATAGAGATGTCCAATTTTTTTTGCACTTACTGATAATATATGTATGATACTTTTTCTAGTGATTGCTCACCTTACCATTTTGCACCtgtgagcaaaaaaaaaaatatatattttctttACTGTTACCAACACCATCAGGCTCTGTTCTCGTCAATCAACAATAATTCGACTGTTTTTCTTGTCCTTTTTATATACAAGGACTGTTTCCGAGGGCCAGACACTGTCTGGCAACTGGAGAAGAAACACTCGGTCGACTACTTCACCATGGAGGATCTGTGGGAGCATTATTCAGAGAGCAGCACGTACGGCCTCGCTGTTCCTGTCCATCTTCAGACGACGGGCAAGTCAATTACCCAGCATTTCGTTCCCTACCTATCAGCTATTCAGATATACACCGCCAAGGCTCTTGCTGGTGTCCCCAGGTTCGCCCTACTTATTATCTGAATTGATGCCTGACTTTGCTTAGCTTTCTCTCATGAGTTGCATTTCAGGCAACATTCTAGTCTAGCTCTTTCGTTCTCTGGGAACTGACCAACAATTTCCTGTGCATGCCGATTGGAATTGATGAAAACCCACACAGCAGGAGCATGGAAAGCGAGACTGATTCTTGGAGCGACGATAATAGCGTCGGCGACAAGGATTCCAGGTCTTGGGATGCCGCGTCATCGTATGATTCAAGCCATGAAGACTTGGATGATCCTACTGTTCGTTCAAAGCAAGGTGGATACTTGAATTTCCAGTACAGTGAATGCGACCCACCCTATGAGAGAATTCCTCTTGCAGACAAGGTACCACTAGTCCTAACATATGTATGCTATATGACTGCTGAACAGTCTAATAATCTCTCAAGTTGAAAGACTAAGGCAATGCGGCAGTAATTTTGAAGTAGTGTGTTACTTACGATCAGGTGGCAGAGCTGGCACAAGACTATCCGTGCTTGACATCTCTGAAAAGCGCAGAATTGTCACCTTCAAGCTGGCTATCGGTAGCATGGTACTTCATTTTTTGTACCAAATTTCATCCATCTATTGCAATTTGTTTTGGAGATTATATGGCAGAACAATATCTACTGTTACCTTTTTGACAGTATAGAGAATGAGATTCCAGCAACATGAGGAAGCTATAATAAATAAAGCTATAGATGCCTTTAATGATTCATCCTTTTTCTAGCGCTGTCCATTGTGATTCTGCCTTTCCGAGATATATATGTTCACTTTTGCTCTGACTTATCCTTCATTCATCAGGTATCCTATTTACCATATCCCTTATCATGGGAACCTGAAGGGAATTTCTGCATGTTTCCTTACCTACCATTCTATTTCAACGGTGTTTCAAGGTACGGTACCCTTCTGTTCTATGCATGATCGAAAGGAATTCCATTCACAGTACAtctcttgttttttttaaaaaaaaatatggcAAGAGCTCTGCCTCTCAATTAAGATAAGAATAAGAGTTTATGTACAGAATGGCCGAAGGCCTAAATGCACACCCAAAACACTTTCTCTGCTATGGGAGCACCGAAAACACTAATTGAAATTGTTATTGAACGCCCTCCCATGTAGTTCGATGTCGTCTTTGGCTTTGGAGGCCACCTGCCTTGCATCCATGGAGCTGTTCTGGAAAATCCTCCTATTCCTTTCCTTCCAAATATTCCAAAACGTGTAGATTACCACCCCGTACATCTCTTGTTCGTTGCATGCAAACTGTTGTCTTAGTTTCGTGCATTATATATGCTTGAGTATGTAGTTGCTGCAATCCAATCTAGCTTCTTGCATTGTGGAGAAAGAGCCTACTCTAACGAAGTTGTTTCCACCTCCCCGAAAGACAAACAGGCCTGTTATTACTTCAGTATTGTAGTGCATGCGTGCATATATGATATGATATTAATGGGTTGGTCatactatatatatgcatgtaacaAGATTGCTGCATAACGTGTGTTTGCGGCGATGGTGATTCCTGGCACGGACAAATTAAACTGAACTGAAATGAATAGGTTGGTTGCATTGCAGATGAGATCATAGTGAGATGCGGTGGCGACAGGACCGTGGCGCTTTCCCCATTCGGACTGGCGACCTACAGAATGGAAGCAGGGAAGCGGCTCTGGACGGAGCCGCATCACATGCCTGCAGCTGCTGGTAGTGGTGGTGGATCACCAAATGCTTCTGCTGCTGGTAGTGCTAGGTTATCAGTCTCATCATCCCATTCTGACCTCTACTGGGCAGCATCCTCTTGGCTGAAGCAAGTGGGAGCACACCATCCTGACTTTAACTTCTTCACAGCTCATCGCTCTGCGATCAGATAGCAGGAGCAGGAGACATCATATATGATATATACAGATGCCAATGCCATGTATTTTTCTTCCTTTCATATACATACACTTCAACTCCTGTCTGTTGGTGAGAAAAAAGGGACAACAGGTAAAGTAGCGATGGAGGTCTCTGTTTCCGTCAGCCTCGGACAAAAGCACAAACAGTTAAACACCACTCAGACAGGCTCTTGTGTCAATttcttttatttattctttttatgAGCATACACAGAAGAATTGCATGTCAAACGTATTAAGTAAAATATGCACTACGACTACTGGAGCGCTCAGTACCCTACATCAACACAGGATCACACACCAACCATACTATCAGGTCCTTTCTCCCCTATTTTCCTGTTGGTAGTGGAGCCAcgcatccttttttttttttactaggGAACATGGccatgcgttgcaacgggagaaaatcAAAATTTGTATCTCCACTTAGTTACTAAAGATATGTATATTTTGCATTTAATCCATCAGCAATGAAGCAATAATTAAATTTTTGAAATGAAGCAATAGTTAAATTAGAACATTCTATAAAGTGCAATTTAGAATAATACCAGCCAAATTAGTAAATTTCTTCTGTAGTGCAAAATAAGTAGATATATAAGAGCATATTTAATTATCCATGAAAGAGCGGAAAAGTTCAGTGCAAAAAGGAATCCCTGCAGGCAGCCCGCCTTGCTCGCTAGGGCACCGCCGTTGGCGGTCGTGTCCGCTTCGCCGCCGCCTCGCCGACGTTCGCCACCTCCTCCCcacccccttctccttctcccccGCTCGCCTCCCCACCCTGACAGGTCGTCGATGGCCACCTTGCCGCCCCGCCGCCAACCCCTCCTGCGGTGTTGCGTCTGCTGGCGGCGCCACCCCCACTATCGCCTCCCGGTTAGAATGGACAATAGACTGCCAAAGATTTCTGTTCATGATTTAATTAATTAGACCATTCGCTGATCTAGGTtataatgaaaataatttttattctTAATCAAATTACATCAATAATTTAGTAGTTGAAATATTTGATTATTAAGGATTAGGGAAAGATGAAAGATCCAAAGACCTATAATATATtgtgtttattatttatttttatgcttaTAAGAAAAACCCTGAGAGAATCGAGAaaacaaaaatgacatgcaaaataGTAAGGGAAAATGCATGAGAAAAACGGACTTGATAGTCcataaaagaaataaaagaaaaagagagagaagaaaaaacaaaaagggaAATCAAATATGAAAATGAAAACGGATACGGTAACTAATGAGATAGTccagacaaaaaaaaagaaaaaaggccgGACAGATGATGGAATAGAAAAAGAGGAAAAAACtgaatttactatatatatactaaTCATATTGGGTAAGGTCTTTTTTTCACAAGAGCATACACGACTCAATACGTTTTCGAATCGGACTCCATATCGCCCTAGACCAGAGTTATTCTGACTCGTATGAGCACGGGTTATATACATAAATCCGGATAGAGGAAACTCTCTATTGTTCGGTAGTTAGAGGGAGACGGTAAAAAAATGAACGGACTAAAAAAAGATGGAAGAGAATTTTTGTGTTCCTTTCTCCGGTTTAAGGCCCTCAGCTTCACTAGAGGAGTTAGGGAAGACAAAGAAATCATCTTTTAGAGCACCAACAACATAGGCATACAAAATCAATTGTCCCAGCGAAAAGTTATATATCTTCCATATAGAGTATATtcgtagccagctacaaaataagttattataTAGCCACTTCCAtttacaataattttatatactaatttacgataatgtcaatacatatttacgatagttgggttactataacacatagggatatttatcataacgttatagtaaatcacttagtaaggagctACTATAATCTCGtatattaatatagtaattatcgtaactcaaggtggctacagaataagttattttgtaactAGCTACgtggtagtagttatatatatatatatatatatatatatatatatatatatatatatatatatatatatatatatatatatatatatatatatatatatatacacgcgcGCGCGCGTCCTATATTACTTGTTCTTCTACCTTTCTCGACCTCAACATGCAAGCTGCTAGCTCCAACCGTAAGCCTTCACGTGCGAGGGGTGGACGCCTCTGGATAAGAGAAAACACATCTCGAAGGTGTTCATCTCTCACAATGCGTTGTTCCGGTGAGTGCTTCTGCACAAAGTCAGGTGAGGCACTTTGTTGACAACCTGCAATGCTGTTGacaaataaggcattttcatatttattttaatccataaaaataacgcaataaaaaagagagtggtagagccgaaacatatgtgaaacattgttttacatagctgaagcatcatAGACATGATCGTTTTATATAactgaagcatcacagacatgatcacaaatataaaagatgtgttctcaaatattaagatcatgatgatcacaaaattaaaaggaaccagaaaaccagtactggcaaaatcatccaaatcaaccaaacagagcatgtTGAATATTAAAGCAatattgcctaggaacatcatgatactgataatgaaactcagaagagggtgaaggagattataccctgcggcggagccgctcgcaccaggaaaagccatggtggtgctttgctgttgtagtcgtcccgctcgatgcagtgcagaaaaggatgccgtgaagaggcaccgctacaggttcaccagcgagtagtcgtgccaccaccgacactccccaaaaacgtaatcgcccgtcttcacccgagcaggtgaagctCACGACGGAGAtgcgttccggaggcctactcttccatctctggtgctcgccggaggtggaacgggaagaacttgcgctgctggaaagtggtgtatTTCGCCAAGCGAGATTAACCGAGAGGGGAGGATTTGTTTTATAGCCAGAGAccagaagacgagaagccgacggcaccgaggggtcacacctcccttctgcggtgggagagacggagacggagagccaggagtcacaggagttaccagaaactcctccaatcaattccaatcaattcgggagttaccagaaactcctccaatcaattccAATCAATTCGGGAGTtacaaaaataaaggcctcgcccgcccgtccgctcgctcgccgccgcccgcctgcctgcctgcctgcctgcctgcctcgcctcgcctcgccacgccacgccacgcccacgcccacgcccacgcgcacgggcacgggctcgggccgggccgggcggcggcggcggcggcgcgcgcgcgcgcgcgtgtggcatccaggtgatcctcttttacttctcaaatagatcggcCAATGaccaagtatttaagtagagtcgcctctcgattaaattcccatatggtacaAAACCATTAATgcacatgtacggaccataga is from Miscanthus floridulus cultivar M001 chromosome 7, ASM1932011v1, whole genome shotgun sequence and encodes:
- the LOC136468060 gene encoding uncharacterized protein isoform X3, encoding MRSSNLEVFLEAATPRLPWRSAPMDCFRGPDTVWQLEKKHSVDYFTMEDLWEHYSESSTYGLAVPVHLQTTGKSITQHFVPYLSAIQIYTAKALAGVPSRSMESETDSWSDDNSVGDKDSRSWDAASSYDSSHEDLDDPTVRSKQGGYLNFQYSECDPPYERIPLADKVAELAQDYPCLTSLKSAELSPSSWLSVAWYPIYHIPYHGNLKGISACFLTYHSISTVFQDEIIVRCGGDRTVALSPFGLATYRMEAGKRLWTEPHHMPAAAGSGGGSPNASAAGSARLSVSSSHSDLYWAASSWLKQVGAHHPDFNFFTAHRSAIR
- the LOC136468060 gene encoding uncharacterized protein isoform X2 is translated as MVSRSSNLEVFLEAATPRLPWRSAPMDCFRGPDTVWQLEKKHSVDYFTMEDLWEHYSESSTYGLAVPVHLQTTGKSITQHFVPYLSAIQIYTAKALAGVPRSMESETDSWSDDNSVGDKDSRSWDAASSYDSSHEDLDDPTVRSKQGGYLNFQYSECDPPYERIPLADKVAELAQDYPCLTSLKSAELSPSSWLSVAWYPIYHIPYHGNLKGISACFLTYHSISTVFQDEIIVRCGGDRTVALSPFGLATYRMEAGKRLWTEPHHMPAAAGSGGGSPNASAAGSARLSVSSSHSDLYWAASSWLKQVGAHHPDFNFFTAHRSAIR
- the LOC136468060 gene encoding uncharacterized protein isoform X1; its protein translation is MVSRSSNLEVFLEAATPRLPWRSAPMDCFRGPDTVWQLEKKHSVDYFTMEDLWEHYSESSTYGLAVPVHLQTTGKSITQHFVPYLSAIQIYTAKALAGVPSRSMESETDSWSDDNSVGDKDSRSWDAASSYDSSHEDLDDPTVRSKQGGYLNFQYSECDPPYERIPLADKVAELAQDYPCLTSLKSAELSPSSWLSVAWYPIYHIPYHGNLKGISACFLTYHSISTVFQDEIIVRCGGDRTVALSPFGLATYRMEAGKRLWTEPHHMPAAAGSGGGSPNASAAGSARLSVSSSHSDLYWAASSWLKQVGAHHPDFNFFTAHRSAIR
- the LOC136468060 gene encoding uncharacterized protein isoform X4; translation: MDCFRGPDTVWQLEKKHSVDYFTMEDLWEHYSESSTYGLAVPVHLQTTGKSITQHFVPYLSAIQIYTAKALAGVPSRSMESETDSWSDDNSVGDKDSRSWDAASSYDSSHEDLDDPTVRSKQGGYLNFQYSECDPPYERIPLADKVAELAQDYPCLTSLKSAELSPSSWLSVAWYPIYHIPYHGNLKGISACFLTYHSISTVFQDEIIVRCGGDRTVALSPFGLATYRMEAGKRLWTEPHHMPAAAGSGGGSPNASAAGSARLSVSSSHSDLYWAASSWLKQVGAHHPDFNFFTAHRSAIR